The Streptomyces rubrogriseus genomic sequence GGTGGCCGTCGCCGGGGGCCTCGGTCTCATCGCGGTACTGGCCGTGGGCGTGCGGCTGCGCGACCGTACGGCGCTGCTCGCCGAGCGCACGGGTGCCGACCAGCTGCTGCTCGCCCTCGTCGGCGTGCTGTTCCTGATCGCCTGGTACACCGACGTCATCGGGCTGTACGCGGTGTTCGGCGCGTTCAGTCTCGGCGTCGTCTTCCCCCGCTCGGAGCGGCTGGACCGCACGGTCGGGACCCTCCAGCCGGTGGGCGCGGTCTTCGTTCCGCTGTTCTTCACGTACTCGGGGCTGAACACCGACTTCACCCTGCTGGGTTCGGGTCCGGTCCTGTTCTTCACCGCGGGGTGCGTGGTGGTCGCGGTCGTCGGCAAGTTCGGTGCCTGCTGGCTCGCCGCGCGGGCGGCGGGCGAGCCCAACCGGGTCGCCCTGCGGGTGGGGGCGCTGATGAACGCGCGCGGACTGATGCAGCTGGTCGCCCTCAACCTGGGGCTCGCGGCGGGGATCGTGACGCAGGCGATGTTCAGCGCCCTGGTGGTGGTCGCCATCACGACGACCGTGATGGCGACGCCGCTGCTGGCCCTGCTGGACCGGCGGGACCGGGTGCGCGCCGGTCGTCCGCGGGAGGCCGTCGCCGTGGGCGGCCGGTGACCGGGGACCGGCCGGACCGGTCCGGCCGGTCAAGTCCCCCGCGCCAGCCGCCGCTTGTCCGGCTTCCCGGCGGCGGTGAGCGGCACCTCGTCGATGACGGTCAGGCGCGTCGGCGCGCAGGCCTCGCCCAGCCGCGCCGCCACCAGCGCGCGCAGGTCGTCGAGAGCGGGTACGCGCCCGGCCGTGGGGACGACGAAGGCGTGCACGGCCTCCCCCGTGGCGTCGTCGGGCACGGCGACGACGTACGCCTCCATCACCGCCGGGTGGCGGGCGAGCAGTCGCTCGATGGGACCGGCGTAGTGCACGTTGGCGTCGACGATGACCACGTCCCGGATGCGTCCCGAGAGCCACAGCCTGCCCCGGGCGTCGAGACTCCCGAGGTCCCGCGTGCGGACCCAGCCGTCCACGAACACCTCGTCACTGAGCGCGGGCTGCCCCCAGTACCCGGCACCCTGCGAGGGGGTGCGGACGAAGATCTCCCCCTCGGTGCCGGCCGGGACGGGGCGGCCGGAGGGTCCCCGGACCTCCAGGTCGACGGGCGGTACGCCGAGCGAGCCGGGCGGGTCGGCGGGCGTGGCCATGGAGATCATGCCGGTCTCGGTCTGTCCGTACCCGTGGAAGACGACCGGGCCGAGCACCTGCGCGGCCTCGCGCGCCCGGGCCGGTTCCAGCGGCGAGCCGGAGACCATGAGCGCGCGCAGGCCACCGAGATCGGCGGGCGCGGAACGCAGCTCCGTCACGAGCCGGTTCAGCCGCCCGACCGTGATGACGCTCGCGGTCGCCCGGTGCCGCACGAGGGCCCCGGGGAGGTCCGGCGGGTCGGCGGAGACCAGGACGCCGCCGGCGGCGAGTGCGAGCAGGCCGTACTCGAGCATCACCTGGCTGGCCAGGGTCCCGAAGACCAGGAACCGGTCCAGTCGGCCCGCCAGTTCCCGGACCGCCGGCGGCCAGTCCCGCGGCCGCAGCGCCCAGGCCGCCGTCATCGCCTCGTACGTCTGGGCACACGCCTTGGGAACGCCGGTGCTGCCGCTGGTGTGGATGAGCCGGGCGACGTCCTTCGGCCGGGCCGGGACGCGGGGCCGCAGACCGTCGTCGGGCGCCGCGAGCAGCTCGTCGAGCGGCAGGACGGCCCCAGGTGGCCGGAGGTCCGTTCCGCCCGGTGCGCCGGACCGGTCCGTGACCGTGACCGCGACCTCGGCGTCCCGCAGCAGGGCCGCACGCTGGTGGTCCGTCATGCCGGGCCGTACGCCGACGACGCGGGCTCCGACGGTGTACGCGGCGATGACGGCGGCGAAGGCCTCCGGGCCGACGCCGAGCAGCAGGGCCAGGCCGCGGCCCGGCCCGACGCCGTGCTGCCGCAGGGCGGCCGCCACCCGCCGGGTCATGCCGAGCAGGTGCCGTCCGCTCACCTCCCGGCCGTCGTGCTCGAAGACCGTGCGGTCGCCCGCCGCGTCGAGGAGGTCGAGGACCGCACCGGGGAACTGTTCCGTCATGGCGCTCCTTCACGAGACCGGTTGACCGCACACCACCGGCCGGACGCTAACGGCGCGGTATCAGAGGACTCTGAGACGCGGCCCCGCCCGGACCCGCCCACGACGGCGCGGGCCGGCGCACGCACCTTCGGGTGCGTACGCCGCCCGGGCCCGGGCCCGGACCCGGGGCCGGGGCCGGGGCCGAGCTGGAGCCGTACGGCTCTCAGCAGGCGCCGAGGTCCTCCCAAACCCCCCATTCGCCGGTGGTGCCGGGCTCCTCTCCGGTCACCCACCACTTGGCACGCCAGGTGTGGCCGTCGTGGGCGACGGTCTCCCCGCCGTTGTAGACACTCCCGGCGCTCCAGGCTCCCGCGACGCAGTCGCCGGGCTGGTCGCCGCCACCGTCGTCACCACCGCCGTCGTTTCCACCGCCGTCGTTTCCACCGCCGATGTTGACGTCGATGCAGGCGTAGAAGGCGTTGGCGGTGTCGGCGATGTTCCAGACCGCGAGAACCTTCTGCCGCCCGCTGAACCCGCCGAAGTCCAGCTGGTGGCTGACCGACGCGGGCGGCAGGGCGCCGTGCCCGTCGAACTGGGCGATCCTCTGGTCGCCGATGAAGTACTGCCAGTTGCTGGTGGCGTGCCGGGCCTCGATGGTCCACGTGAAGGTGTGCGTGGTGCCGATCGGTGTGACCCGCCAGCCCTTGCTGTCGTCGTCCAGATCGGCCCACCGGGCGTCTCCGCCACTGCAGTTGCGCAGCCCCTTCGGACCTTCGACGCTCGCCGGTTCCCACTTGATCTGACCGCACTGCACCACGCGGTTGGCGCACTGGTCCTGTCGGCTCCCCGGCGAGACCACCCAGCCGTGGGCGCTCGCGGTGGGCGCCGGCAGACTCAGGGCCACCACGGGAGCGACCAGCGCTCCCACGGCGGCGGCCACTCGTCTTTTCATGCGCATGACATCACTTTTCCCTTCGGTCCACGTCGGATCAGCCTGCCCCGGCTTACGACGGTGCCGATGAGGCAACCTCGCACCGCAGGTCTAGACCTACGCGTGCAGGTCTAGACCTTAGCGAAGCAGTGGGGGGCGTCAAGGGGCCCCGCACACCGTCCCCGGCCCGCCGTGTGCGACAACTGCCGTGACTGAGCGGCCTCTTGTGCCGGACGGCCGCGTGTAGTGGGCTGTCGGCCATGAAGAAGAGAAGCACGGCGGCCCTGACCGCACTCCTGGTCGTGGTCCCCCTCGTCGCGGCGGCACCCGGTCAACGGGCCGAGGCCGCTGATTCCCGGCCCGGCGATTCGGCGCGATCCGCCGAGTCGACGCTGGTCAAGGGAGTGGACCTGGACACGGTGACGATCCCCGAACTGCAGGCGCGCATGAACCGGGGCTCGCTGTCCTCGCTCCGGCTGACCCTCGCCTACCTGCGGCGGATCAAGGCCGTCGACCCCAGGATCAACGCGGTGCTGCGCACCAGCCCGACGGCCCTGCGCCAGGCGGCCGCCAGCGACCTCAGACACCGCCTCGGCAGGACCCGTGGCCCGCTGGACGGCATCCCCGTCCTGCTCAAGGACAATGTGAACACCCGTGACATGCCGACGACCGCCGGGTCGCTGGCCCTTGCCGGGAGCCCGCCGGACACCGACGCGGTCCTGGTCGGGAAGCTGCGGGCGGCCGGCGCGGTGATCCTCGGCAAGGCCAACCTCTCCGAGTGGGCCAACTTCCGCGCGGCCAAGCCGACCTCGGGGTGGTCGGCGGTGGGCGGGCAGACGAACAACCCGTACGTCCTGGACCGCAACCCCTGCGGATCGTCCTCGGGTTCGGCTGCGGCGCTCGCCGCGTCGCTGGCGCAGGTGGCGATCGGGACCGAGACGGACGGCTCCATCGTGTGCCCCGCCGGGATGAACGGCGTGGTCGGACTCAAGCCCAGCCTCGGAGTGGTCAGCCAGTCCGGCGTCGTACCGATCTCCGCCGAACAGGACACGGCCGGCCCCATGGCCCGCAACGTGATCGACACCGCGCTCACGCTCTCCGTGCTGAGCGGCCGTGACACCGTCCGCGCCGGCGACGCTCCGAGCCTCACGGACGCGGTCGGCCGTCCCGGCACCCTGCGCGGCAAGCGGATCGGCCTGTGGCGGCTGCCGTCGCTCGGCGCCGAGGTGGACGGCCTCATGACCCGTACGGCCGAGCGGCTGACCGCCGCGGGGGCGGAGGTCGTCGAGGTGAGCCTGCCGTACCAGGAGCGGCTGGCCGAACTCGAGTTCCCGGCGCTGCTGAGCGAGTTCCACCGGGACATCGACGCCTACCTCGCCACCCGGAGCGGGCCGCGGGACCTGGCCGGGCTGATCGAGTTCAACCGCACCCACCCGCGGGAGCAGAGCTGCTTCGCCGGCCAGGAGCTGTTCGAGCAGGCGCTGGCCGCACCGCCCACCACCGATCCGGAGTACCGGGCGATGCGTGCAGAGTTGACGGACCTGTCCCGGCGTTCCATAGACGAGGTCATGGCCGCGCACGACCTGGACGCCATCGCCTCCCCGGCGAACCCGCCCGCGTGGACCACCGACTGCGCGCGGGGCGACAACGACGTGATCCCGTCCTCCACCCCCGCGGCGGTGGCCGGATACCCCTCGCTGTCGGTGCCCGCCGGGTTCGTCGGTGAACTGCCGGTGGGGCTGCTCCTCATGGCCGGCGACCGCCAGGACGTCGAACTGCTGTCCCTGGGTGCGGCGGTGGAGCACCGCCTGGACGCCTGGCGGGCGCCGCGGTACCTGCCTTCGGCACCGTCCGGCACCTCCCGCTGAGCCCGAGCGGACCGGCGAGCGGCACGTCGTCGAGCGGCGCCTCGACGAGGTCGCTCGCCGGTGTGCAGCTGACCTTCTACTCGTCCGCGAGCAGTGATCTCCGGCTGCACCCCGCGTAGGTCCCCCGTGTGTTCGTGTCCCTCCGACCACTGCAACGTATCGAGACGAACATCATCAATGCCGCCGACACGCACCTTTCGGTCATAACCCCTATTTACACCGGAAGCAGGGCCAAGACTTCACGCTTCGGCGACCTCTCCGTACAGCTGGGAGAGTTCGGGCACGCCGTCCTCCGCCCACGCATGGCCGTTCGCCACCACGTCGAACTCCCGGCCGGAGGCGAGCCGGACGACCGGCTGTCCGTCGGACCGGATGCTCCAGGCGGCGCCGGGCACGGTGCGCACGATCACGGTGCCGAGGTACAGACCGGCGTCGTTGCCGAGCCAGGTCTGGATCTCCTCGTCGCCGCGCCAGCGCGGGAGCACCTGGTCCAGCTGCTCCAGGGAGAGCGCGGAGTCGTCGAGCCGGACCCCCTCCCGCAGCGCCTGCGAGCGCAGCAGATCGCAGTCGGCGAGCAGCTCGCCGATGCCCTCCGCGTCGTGCGCCCGATGATCTTCGCGCCGCTTGCCCAGGAAGGGGAAGTTCATACCTCCACACTGTCATTCGTACCGCCATGTGCACCACAGGGCACGCGGAAGGCGTGTGTGCGGTGCGTGGACGGTGCGTGCGGCTACAGGTCCAGGTCCACCACGACCGGCGCATGGTCCGAGGCGCCCTTGCCCTTGCGCTCCTCGCGGTCGACGTAGGAGTCGGTGACCGCCTTGGCGAAGGGCTCGTTGCCGTACACCAGGTCGATGCGCATGCCGCGGTTCTTGGGGAAGCAGAGCTGGCGGTAGTCCCAGTACGTGAAGGGGTGGTCGTACTTCAGCGGGCGCGGGACCACGTCGGACAGACCGGCGCCGCGCAGGGAGGCGAGGGCGGCGCGCTCGGCCGGGGTGACGTGGGTGGCGCCCTCGAAGGCCGCCCGGTCGTAGACGTCGTCGTCCTCCGGCGCGACGTTGTAGTCACCCATCACGGCGAAGGGGCGGCCGCCTGCGGCGTCGCCCTCGACGGCGGCGCGCAGCGCCTCGAACCACTGGAGCTTGTAGGCGTAGTGCGGGTGGTCCACCTCGCGGCCGTTGGGCACGTACACCGACCAGACGCGGACCGGCCCGCAGGTGGCGGAGATCGCGCGGGGCTCCTGGACCCCCTCGTAGCCCGGGTCGCCCGGCAGGCCCTTGACCACGTCCTCCAGGCCCACGCGGGAGAGCACCGCCACCCCGTTCCACCGGCCGGTGGCGTGGACCGCCGCCTCGTAGCCCGCCTCGCGCAGGGCGTCGAAGGGGAACTGCGCCTCGGCGACCTTGGCCTCCTGGAGGCACAGCACGTCGGTGCCGCTGCTCTCCAGCCAGGCGAGCAGCCTCGGCAGGCGGGCGGTGATCGAGTTCACGTTCCAGGTCGCGATGCGCATGTCCCACAACCTACCGGGCGGCACTGACAACGCGGTCCCGCCCCGGGCAGAGCCTCAGAGCCGCGCCGAGTCGCCGGGGGCCAGCCGCAGGTGCTCGGAGCCGCCCAGCTCGCCGATCTGCCGGTCGTAGATCGGGCGGGCGAGGTCGGTGAGGAGCGCGTCATGGACGTCGTAGGCCCGCTGCGGCCCGACCTCCCGCACGTACTCGATCACCTCGGCGATCTTGTTCCACGGGGCCATGACCGGCAGCATCAGCGTCTCGACCGGGTGGTCGGGGACGGTGAGGGCGTCGCCGGGGTGGAAGACCTTGCCGCCGTCGACGAGGAAGCCGACGTTGGTGACGCGCGGGATGTCCGGGTGGATCACGGCGTGCAGCTCGCCGTGGACCTGTACGTCGAAACCGGCGGCGGTGAAGGTGTCGCCGTGCCCGACGGTGTGGACGCGGCCCGGGAAGGCCGCCGAGATCTTCTCCGCGACGGACCGCAGCGTCCAGATCGCCGCGGCCGGGTTGTCCTCCATGGCGGCGCGCAGCCGCAGCTCGTCGAAGTGGTCCGGGTGCTCGTGGGTGACGAGGATCGCGTCCGCGCCGAGGGCCGCGTCCTCCTCGGTGAACCCGCCGGGGTCCAGGACGAGCGTCCGCCCGTCCTTTTCGAGGCGGACACAGGCGTGCGACTTCTTGGTGAGCTTCATGCCCCCATCCTGCCGCCGCCCGCCCGTCTCCGGCCCGCAGGGCTCACTCCGGTGGTGTCGTCTCCTCGCGGATGACCTGCTGGGCCACCCGGAAGGCGCCGTTCGCGGCCGGCACCCCGCAGTAGACGGCCACCTGGAGCAGCACTTCCTTGATCTCCCCCGGGGTGAGGCCGTTGCGCAGGGCGGCCCTGAGGTGGGGCGCCAGCTCGTCCAGGTGGCCGCCGGCCACGAGGGCGGTGAGGGTGACACAGCTGCGCGCACGCCGGTCGAGGCCCGGCCGGTCCCAGATCTCTCCCCACGCGTAGCGGGTCAGGAGCTCCTGGAAGTCCCCGGAGAACTCGTCCGCCTGCGCGAGCGCCTGGTCCACGTGCCCGTCCCCGAGGACCTCACGGCGCACCTTGAGCCCCGCGTCGTAGGGGTCCGGCCGCCCCTGTGCCTGTGGCGGCACGACGGGTGCCGGGGCGATCTCGGCGATGGGCGCGGCCTGCGGCGGCGGAGCCGGCACCGGCTGGACGGGCGCGGCCGGGATCCCGGCGGCCGGGACCGGGACCTGGTGTGCCGTGGGGTGGACCGGGACGGGGACCTGCCCGGTGGAGGTGGCCTCGTGGGCGGCCTGCCAGGCGGTGGTGAAGTGCCGTACCAGCAGGTCGGTGACGGCCGCCGGCTGCTCGACCGGGACCAGGTGGGAGGCGCCCGGGACGACCGCGAGGCGGGCGTCGGGAATGCCCGCGACCAGGGTGCGGGCCTCGGCGGGACCGGTGACCTGGTCGTCGGAGCCGACGAGGACCAGGGTGGGTACGCCGACCCGGCCGAGTTC encodes the following:
- a CDS encoding cation:proton antiporter, giving the protein MSTTELGPAFFLAVVVILVVCRVVGRLLQLVGQPPVVGEMLAGVVLGPSVLGALLPGVESALFPTELRPVLYVVGQIGLVAFMFHVGWDFRADRLRGVARSAGLVSAAGLVVPMVLGVVLIAAVGERTGALAPDVSLTVSGLFVGVALAVTAFPMLARIIAERNLAKTRFGALSLGAGAVDDAAAWVLLAGVFGIAGGSAGKVSVAVAGGLGLIAVLAVGVRLRDRTALLAERTGADQLLLALVGVLFLIAWYTDVIGLYAVFGAFSLGVVFPRSERLDRTVGTLQPVGAVFVPLFFTYSGLNTDFTLLGSGPVLFFTAGCVVVAVVGKFGACWLAARAAGEPNRVALRVGALMNARGLMQLVALNLGLAAGIVTQAMFSALVVVAITTTVMATPLLALLDRRDRVRAGRPREAVAVGGR
- a CDS encoding class I adenylate-forming enzyme family protein — protein: MTEQFPGAVLDLLDAAGDRTVFEHDGREVSGRHLLGMTRRVAAALRQHGVGPGRGLALLLGVGPEAFAAVIAAYTVGARVVGVRPGMTDHQRAALLRDAEVAVTVTDRSGAPGGTDLRPPGAVLPLDELLAAPDDGLRPRVPARPKDVARLIHTSGSTGVPKACAQTYEAMTAAWALRPRDWPPAVRELAGRLDRFLVFGTLASQVMLEYGLLALAAGGVLVSADPPDLPGALVRHRATASVITVGRLNRLVTELRSAPADLGGLRALMVSGSPLEPARAREAAQVLGPVVFHGYGQTETGMISMATPADPPGSLGVPPVDLEVRGPSGRPVPAGTEGEIFVRTPSQGAGYWGQPALSDEVFVDGWVRTRDLGSLDARGRLWLSGRIRDVVIVDANVHYAGPIERLLARHPAVMEAYVVAVPDDATGEAVHAFVVPTAGRVPALDDLRALVAARLGEACAPTRLTVIDEVPLTAAGKPDKRRLARGT
- a CDS encoding lytic polysaccharide monooxygenase; its protein translation is MRMKRRVAAAVGALVAPVVALSLPAPTASAHGWVVSPGSRQDQCANRVVQCGQIKWEPASVEGPKGLRNCSGGDARWADLDDDSKGWRVTPIGTTHTFTWTIEARHATSNWQYFIGDQRIAQFDGHGALPPASVSHQLDFGGFSGRQKVLAVWNIADTANAFYACIDVNIGGGNDGGGNDGGGDDGGGDQPGDCVAGAWSAGSVYNGGETVAHDGHTWRAKWWVTGEEPGTTGEWGVWEDLGAC
- a CDS encoding amidase family protein, which translates into the protein MKKRSTAALTALLVVVPLVAAAPGQRAEAADSRPGDSARSAESTLVKGVDLDTVTIPELQARMNRGSLSSLRLTLAYLRRIKAVDPRINAVLRTSPTALRQAAASDLRHRLGRTRGPLDGIPVLLKDNVNTRDMPTTAGSLALAGSPPDTDAVLVGKLRAAGAVILGKANLSEWANFRAAKPTSGWSAVGGQTNNPYVLDRNPCGSSSGSAAALAASLAQVAIGTETDGSIVCPAGMNGVVGLKPSLGVVSQSGVVPISAEQDTAGPMARNVIDTALTLSVLSGRDTVRAGDAPSLTDAVGRPGTLRGKRIGLWRLPSLGAEVDGLMTRTAERLTAAGAEVVEVSLPYQERLAELEFPALLSEFHRDIDAYLATRSGPRDLAGLIEFNRTHPREQSCFAGQELFEQALAAPPTTDPEYRAMRAELTDLSRRSIDEVMAAHDLDAIASPANPPAWTTDCARGDNDVIPSSTPAAVAGYPSLSVPAGFVGELPVGLLLMAGDRQDVELLSLGAAVEHRLDAWRAPRYLPSAPSGTSR
- a CDS encoding DUF6278 family protein, translated to MNFPFLGKRREDHRAHDAEGIGELLADCDLLRSQALREGVRLDDSALSLEQLDQVLPRWRGDEEIQTWLGNDAGLYLGTVIVRTVPGAAWSIRSDGQPVVRLASGREFDVVANGHAWAEDGVPELSQLYGEVAEA
- a CDS encoding exodeoxyribonuclease III gives rise to the protein MRIATWNVNSITARLPRLLAWLESSGTDVLCLQEAKVAEAQFPFDALREAGYEAAVHATGRWNGVAVLSRVGLEDVVKGLPGDPGYEGVQEPRAISATCGPVRVWSVYVPNGREVDHPHYAYKLQWFEALRAAVEGDAAGGRPFAVMGDYNVAPEDDDVYDRAAFEGATHVTPAERAALASLRGAGLSDVVPRPLKYDHPFTYWDYRQLCFPKNRGMRIDLVYGNEPFAKAVTDSYVDREERKGKGASDHAPVVVDLDL
- a CDS encoding MBL fold metallo-hydrolase, coding for MKLTKKSHACVRLEKDGRTLVLDPGGFTEEDAALGADAILVTHEHPDHFDELRLRAAMEDNPAAAIWTLRSVAEKISAAFPGRVHTVGHGDTFTAAGFDVQVHGELHAVIHPDIPRVTNVGFLVDGGKVFHPGDALTVPDHPVETLMLPVMAPWNKIAEVIEYVREVGPQRAYDVHDALLTDLARPIYDRQIGELGGSEHLRLAPGDSARL
- the pcaDC gene encoding bifunctional 3-oxoadipate enol-lactonase/4-carboxymuconolactone decarboxylase PcaDC, with translation MTEGKTETLQYRFDGPEHLPVLILGPSLGTTWHMWDRQVPELAQQWRVFRFDLPGHGGAPAHPAGSVAELTTRLLATLDGLGVQRFGYAGCAFGGAVGIELALRHPERLASLALIAASPRFGTADEFRQRGVIVRTNGLDPIARSSPERWFTGGYAAAQPAITEWAVQMVRTTDPGCYISACEALAAFDVRGELGRVGVPTLVLVGSDDQVTGPAEARTLVAGIPDARLAVVPGASHLVPVEQPAAVTDLLVRHFTTAWQAAHEATSTGQVPVPVHPTAHQVPVPAAGIPAAPVQPVPAPPPQAAPIAEIAPAPVVPPQAQGRPDPYDAGLKVRREVLGDGHVDQALAQADEFSGDFQELLTRYAWGEIWDRPGLDRRARSCVTLTALVAGGHLDELAPHLRAALRNGLTPGEIKEVLLQVAVYCGVPAANGAFRVAQQVIREETTPPE